CAGTTCGATGACCGGCTTGCCGTCGACAATGACCTCCGTCCCGGCCAGGCCATTGATCATTTTGAGGTCGATCTCGACACGATCTGTGGTGTCGATGCCCTGCAGGACCAGACGGTCCTCGAATCCGAGGTCGATTACCCGGACACGATGGCTGCTCGGTAGCGAGCCGAAAACGCTGCCATCGACGTTGAATGCGTCGCCCCCGGCACCGCCGACGAGGAAGTGATAACCGTCGCCGTTGACGTTGAGCGTGTCGTCACCTTCGCCGGCATCGATGAGGTCGGATCCGCCGCCACTGTTGATCGTGTCGTTGCCTGCACCGGTCAAGATGACGTCGCCGACGTTCAAGTTGAGACGCTCCGGGTAAGCATTGCGGGACGAGGGCCGATCGGTGCCGGTGATGTTGTCGGCCGCCGAACCGGTGATGACACACTCGATGTGGTGCCCGTACTCGAGGTCGCTGAACGCGAAAGTGACGGGCAGATCGGTGGCGAGGCTGACATCCCACTCGGGCTGCGGATGATTGCCGGATCCGGCACGGATCATGGTCATCTGCTCGGGGTTGACATCCCGTGCGAAGAAGAGTGTGTCGCTGTTCTTGGTGCTTCCGCCGTGTTGCGGTGTGAAGTCGTCTTCGCCGTAGGTGCCGGTGAACTCGTCGTAGATTTCGTACCCGTCGACGGTGTTCCCGATGATGACGAACGTGTCCATGTTGTCGCTGCCGATGAGCACGTCGTTGTTGTTGCGTCCGATGAGCACATCGAAGCCCGCGCCGCCGATGAGCGTGTCGCGGTCCTCCGGGTTGTCGCCGCCATCGACGTACGTGGCGACCTTGTTGTTGACGTTGCCGCCGCCGCCATGAAGCAGGTCGTTGCCGTCGCCCCCGTAGACGGTGTCGACAAGCATCCGCTCATCGCCGTCCTCGTCGAGGAACCAGTCGTCCGGCGGAGTGACGCCCACCCAGTAGGCGGACGCACGTTCGATGAAGTCATCGCCGTCACCGCCATGCATGAAGTCTTCGCCACCACCGCCGTTGATGGTGTCGTTGCCACCGCCTCCCCAGATCGTGTCGTCGATGCCGCCGCCGATGATGTTGTCGTTGCCGGCGTTTGCGTCGTCGACGTCGGGCCCGTCGCCGTAGATTTCGTTGAGGCCGTTGGACCGCATATCGATGATGTCGGAACCGGCACCGCCGTAGATCGTGTCGTTGCCGAGCGAGACCGTGGTTCCGCCGCCACGAAGCGTGTCGTCGCCGTCGCCACCCGAGATGATGTCGTTTCCGGCACCGCCATCGATCTCGTCGTTTTCCTCACGTCCGCCGATGACGTCATCGCCGTTGTTGCCGTCGATTTCATCCGGCCCCGCGCCGCCGTCGAGCGTGTCGTTGCCATCTCGGCCGAAGATCTTGTCGGCGTCGCCGTAGCTCTGAATGTTGTCGTTGCCCGCGCCGCCGTCGATGATGTCTGGTCCGTCCGTCGGGCTGTTGCCGTTGACGTCGGTGTAGGAAGCGTCGATGACGTCGTCACCGTCAGTACCGGCAACGTTGTTCCAGGAGACCAGCATCGCGGCCGACGTAGCGGCGACCGGGATGCAGGCCATGGCAAGAATCGCGCGGGTCGATTTGTTCGTGTTCATGAGAAACCCCGTTTCAGGTGTGTCAGACAGGTACACGCCCGGCCCCCAAGCCGTCGGCGTGCTGGAAATGGAAAGGACACCAGTCCAATCGGGATCAAACAACATCCCGTGGCCGGTGCAGCCGAGACCGCGAGGCTAACGGAAAGTTCCCAAGCTTTTCAATCTCCTGAAGCCTCGTCTTCCAGCCGAAGCTGGTGTCGGGCCATCTGGAAGTAGCGACCACGCTTGGCAATCAGGTCGTCGTGCCGACCGCGTTCGACGATCCGGCCGCCGTCCATGACGAAGAGTTCGTCGGCGTCGAGGACAGTGCTGAGTCGGTGGCTGACGACGACGATCGTCCGTTCGCTACGCAGGCCGAGCAGCGTGTCGGTGATGCGACGCTCGTGTTCCGGGTCGAGCGCGCTCGTCGGTTCGTCTAGCACGACGATCGGCGAGCCGGCGAGCAGGGCCCGGGCGATGGCGATGCGCTGACGTTGCCCGCCCGACAAGTTGCTGCCGCCTTCGCTGATCTGTGTCGCCAGGCCGTCGTCGAGCTTGTCGACGAACTCGACCGCGCCGGCGAGTTCGACGGCGTGGCGAATCTCCGCGTCCGTCGCGTCGGGTCGGCCGTAGGCGACGTTCTCGGCGACGCTGGCGGGCAGGATCGGGTTTTCCTGCAGGACCAGCGCGACGTGGCCGCGGACGTCGCGGACACGCAGGTCGCGGACGTCGTCGCCGTCGAGCAACACGCGGCCGGCAGTCGGGTCGTAGAAGCGCGGCAGCAGGTTGAGCAGCGTCGTCTTGCCTACGCCGCTCGGGCCGACGAAAGCGACCATGCTGCCGGGATTGATGGTGAAGCTCACCTCATCAAGCACGCGCTCGCCGCCAGTCTTGTATTCGAACGAGACGTTCTCGAAAGCGAGCGGTCGTGCTGCGGGCACAACATGTTTCGCGTGCGGCCTGTCGGCGACGGTCGGGTCGCGGTCGAGCACCTCGAAAACGCGC
Above is a genomic segment from Planctomycetota bacterium containing:
- a CDS encoding calcium-binding protein, coding for MNTNKSTRAILAMACIPVAATSAAMLVSWNNVAGTDGDDVIDASYTDVNGNSPTDGPDIIDGGAGNDNIQSYGDADKIFGRDGNDTLDGGAGPDEIDGNNGDDVIGGREENDEIDGGAGNDIISGGDGDDTLRGGGTTVSLGNDTIYGGAGSDIIDMRSNGLNEIYGDGPDVDDANAGNDNIIGGGIDDTIWGGGGNDTINGGGGEDFMHGGDGDDFIERASAYWVGVTPPDDWFLDEDGDERMLVDTVYGGDGNDLLHGGGGNVNNKVATYVDGGDNPEDRDTLIGGAGFDVLIGRNNNDVLIGSDNMDTFVIIGNTVDGYEIYDEFTGTYGEDDFTPQHGGSTKNSDTLFFARDVNPEQMTMIRAGSGNHPQPEWDVSLATDLPVTFAFSDLEYGHHIECVITGSAADNITGTDRPSSRNAYPERLNLNVGDVILTGAGNDTINSGGGSDLIDAGEGDDTLNVNGDGYHFLVGGAGGDAFNVDGSVFGSLPSSHRVRVIDLGFEDRLVLQGIDTTDRVEIDLKMINGLAGTEVIVDGKPVIELWGSRPTDIEVAIDSQSQSVVLRSKLEIASPTPFQGQGMSTDGVKKPVDDGKKPPLIPTPRK
- a CDS encoding ABC transporter ATP-binding protein, producing the protein YDTHGVQGILKTITGWFTNVVALGMTLVVMLDMNAWLTLVAFGVVPALFLTIKYFGRRLERYNVAQREADASVTTQIQRSLQAVGLVQAFRREEDESKRFGTSVRSYVDASLSLHRQEVLYWLVLGVILGTGAAALFGFGGWFVADGRLQPGTLYLFVTYLGGLYDPLNQLSGSAAGLQSASVQARRVFEVLDRDPTVADRPHAKHVVPAARPLAFENVSFEYKTGGERVLDEVSFTINPGSMVAFVGPSGVGKTTLLNLLPRFYDPTAGRVLLDGDDVRDLRVRDVRGHVALVLQENPILPASVAENVAYGRPDATDAEIRHAVELAGAVEFVDKLDDGLATQISEGGSNLSGGQRQRIAIARALLAGSPIVVLDEPTSALDPEHERRITDTLLGLRSERTIVVVSHRLSTVLDADELFVMDGGRIVERGRHDDLIAKRGRYFQMARHQLRLEDEASGD